In Aspergillus oryzae RIB40 DNA, chromosome 6, one genomic interval encodes:
- a CDS encoding NAD(P)/FAD-dependent oxidoreductase (predicted protein), with amino-acid sequence MDSVVDVLIAGAGPAGLTAALTLARQLHTAVVFDNKSYRNANISHMHMIPTWDHRDPAQFRAEARDEVLHHYDTIKIEDVDLKTAEKTSDGLFQLVDANDKVWKGRKLIITTGSENVFPDIPGYAEAWGQRIAGVLAIQSAGNVPMAMHQTESAAQLARKVTIYTNGAEELGAQIFSTLTDKDKTRFTVNNTPIKKLTHTGSSIHLELADGMTKEETFLVHSPNTTVKGPLASQLGLELTPMGDINAAPPMHQTSVRGVFAAGDCITPYKVIAGAISSGCNAAVAASAQLLAEKHGHQPLF; translated from the exons ATGGACTCGGTGGTAGATGTCCTGATTGCCGGCGCCGGTCCAGCCGGTCTCACCGCTGCCCTCACACTGGCCCGCCAACTTCATACAGCCGTCGTATTCGACAACAAAAGCTATCGCAATGCGAATATCTCCCACATGCACATGATCCCAACATGGGACCACAGAGATCCTGCTCAATTCCGCGCTGAAGCTCGCGACGAAGTTCTCCATCACTATGACACGATTAAGATCGAAGACGTGGACCTCAAAACAGCGGAGAAGACTAGTGATGGACTCTTCCAACTTGttgatgccaatgacaaggtgtggaaaggaagaaaattgatTATTACTACTGGTTCAGAAAATGTCTTCCCTGATATTCCGGGATACGCAGAAGCGTGGGGTCAGAGAAT AGCTGGCGTGCTCGCCATTCAATCTGCCGGGAATGTCCCGATGGCAATGCATCAGACGGAATCAGCCGCTCAGCTCGCCCGAAAAGTGACCATCTACACCAACGGAGCGGAGGAACTTGGTGCTCAGATTTTCTCAACCCTAACagacaaggacaagaccCGCTTCACAGTTAACAATACCccgatcaagaagctcaccCATACCGGCTCCTCTATTCACCTAGAGCTCGCGGACGGCATGACTAAGGAAGAAACCTTCCTGGTCCATAGCCCTAACACTACTGTCAAGGGCCCGCTTGCCAGTCAGCTTGGTCTGGAGCTTACGCCCATGGGCGACATCAATGCCGCACCACCGATGCATCAGACCAGCGTGCGTGGTGTCTTTGCGGCGGGTGACTGCATCACTCCGTATAAGGTTATCGCGGGCGCGATTTCGAGCGGTTGTAATGCAGCGGTGGCTGCTTCGGCGCAGTTGTTGGCGGAGAAGCATGGTCATCAGCCGCTGTTTTAG
- a CDS encoding uncharacterized protein (predicted protein) translates to MGHAEEEEYESLSSEHGTQNTWEARERAGFLAWLKPHFLLGLLFLSILFNVLLILGWTSSRDELSAPKQPVWVGSSYRREELKLGFTKEDTMWWNTKYSGSNEREVSDLWHNEIPWESGIIAIDKQEASSLGLPESQSFPWDVTKGIYILNAHHILHCIYPGGDHVRGR, encoded by the exons ATGGGAcacgcagaagaagaggaatatgAATCGCTTTCTTCAGAACATGGCACTCAAAATACATGGGAGGCACGAGAAAGAGCGGGCTTTCTGGCTTGGTTGAAACCCCATTTTCTACTTGGActactctttctttctatattgtTCAATGTTCTGTTGATTCTTGGCTGGACATCAAGTCGAGATGAATTATCTGCGCCTAAGCAGCCCGTCTGGGTCGGTTCTAGTTACAGACGGGAAGAATTGAAACTAGGATTCACGAAGGAAGACACAATGTGGTGGAATACCAAGTACAGCGGCTCAAATGAGAGAGAAGTCAGTGATCTCTGGCACAACGAGATCCCATGGGAAAGCGGGATCATCGCAATCGACAAACAAGAGGCAAGTTCATTGGGACTGCCCGAGTCGCAGTCGTTCCCGTGGGACGTGACAAAAGGGATCTATATCCTGAATGCACATCATATTCTCCATTGCATT TATCCGGGTGGAGACCATGTGCGCGGCCGATGA
- a CDS encoding uncharacterized protein (predicted protein), producing MGYPTPYPISDDPKKALAKYNRAYETEAKIEFYFQLFMIAAYGFIKASIILFYRRIFVSNTKSRFAIVSNICLAVTVVWAVTFFLLFLFGCKTKIYLHWAPIQEVREKCGDPLAAESALVISDLITDLAILLLPFPKADDDMQIWMLQMSVRRKIALSCIFGVGLM from the exons ATGGGATACCCTACGCCCTACCCCATAAGCGACGATCCCAAAAAGGCATTAGCAAAGTACAACCGCGCCTACGAAACCGAAGCCAAGATTGAATTCTACTTCCAACTCTTCATGATCGCAGCATACGGCTTCATCAAGGCAAgtatcatcctcttctaCCGCCGGATCTTTGTCTCGAACACGAAATCCAGATTCGCCATTGTCTCCAACATCTGCCTCGCTGTAACGGTGGTATGGGCCGtgacattctttctcctGTTTTTATTCGGCTGCAAGACAAAGATCTACCTCCATTGGGCGCCTATCCAGGAAGTAAGGGAGAAATGTGGAGACCCCCTTGCCGCTGAATCGGCGCTGGTCATTTCGGACCTGATCACTGATTTGGCGATACTGTTATTGCCCTTTCCGAAG GCTGACGATGACATGCAGATTTGGATGCTTCAAATGTCTGTGAGACGGAAGATTGCCCTGAGTTGTATATTCGGGGTGGGGTTGATGTAA
- a CDS encoding uncharacterized protein (predicted protein) — protein sequence MPLIVSRANLTQDWDELITSYWTSWSSPLQAVGELTFAHLGEGNEAEATALADVKKSLRQAAESDPNIIWLKCYDTESGRIVAGGMYHIHHSNPYRAGAPKVEAKWFPEGSEMRLLAEEFYAQLWAWRGRLMGDRHVCGNALWALPEYRSRGATELIMDEFVRHMDALGMEGYLEATEMGFALYQRYGFVAIARPRMRFSEHKERSTQGRRLIHEVQAHPVWIMWRPAGGEYRDGETVLPWEGRPKRIKL from the exons ATGCCCCTCATAGTCTCACGCGCAAATCTAACCCAAGACTGGGACGAGCTAATAACCAGCTACTGGACCTCGTGGAGCTCTCCCCTCCAAGCCGTTGGGGAATTAACGTTCGCCCACCTTGGGGAAGGCAACGAGGCTGAAGCGACAGCCCTTGCGGATGTGAAAAAGTCCTTACGTCAAGCGGCTGAATCCGACCCGAACATCATCTGGTTGAAATGCTACGATACTGAATCCGGACGGATTGTCGCCGGAGGAATGTACCACATTCATCACAGTAATCCGTACCGCGCGGGTGCACCCAAGGTTGAGGCGAAGTGGTTTCCGGAGGGGAGTGAGATGAGGTTATTGGCTGAGGAGTTTTATGCCCAGTTGTGGGCGTGGAGGGGGAGGTTGATGGGGGATAGACATGTTT GTGGGAATGCGCTCTGGGCACTGCCCGAGTATCGCTCGCGGGGCGCGACGGAGCTTATTATGGACGAGTTCGTCCGCCATATGGATGCACTGGGCATGGAAGGGTATCTCGAGGCTACGGAGATGGGGTTTGCACTGTATCAACGGTATGGATTTGTGGCTATCGCGCGACCACGAATGAGGTTCTCGGAGCACAAGGAACGGAGTACGCAAGGGAGGAGATTAATACACGAGGTTCAGGCGCATCCCGTCTGGATTATGTGGAGGCCGGCAGGGGGCGAATACAGGGATGGAGAGACGGTGCTCCCATGGGAAGGAAGGCCAAAACGCATCAAGTTGTAG
- a CDS encoding MDR family MFS transporter (predicted transporter (major facilitator superfamily)): MGSSDHSVLSSIRLSLVMVALCLAVFLTGMDQTILATVTPSLTSEFHSIDDLGWWTAAYLTMLSVFQIPYGKLYSLFSIKIVYLSAIGIFEIGSLVCATAPNSIAMIFGRAIAGAGAAGIFTGGIMITTKIIPLDRRASYLGIMSAAFGVAAIVGPFIGGAFTDRSTWRWCFYINLPLGGLSILVCFLLVNTPVDSSIASLSLWDRVRQFDIFGMVSMMGGIVCLLLALQWGGTQYPWNSGRIIALLVVAVLLMVAFVLLQIFVPGSKTIPRSVSRHASVWHAVGYAMCITGGIYVAIVYIPVWVQAVQHKSALDSGIMLTPLIVGYVVFSVIAGVLTSGVGYYNPPMILGTILASVGAGLLSTLSTNTSNGCLIGYQALYGIGVGLGFGQPSYVVQTVLSEADIPIGVTLVTLVQHLSSAIFVAVAQGVFQNTLAHTVRSLAPGVDPAKLTKLGATQLSQFVDDQDMPHVLEAYSTAIARTLYIPMALSCASVLGACLTPWISMKKAKPQPTEKQPTEDKPTKEKDGCTSGVNEA, encoded by the exons ATGGGTTCATCTGATCATTCGGTTCTTTCCTCTATTCGCCTCAGCCTGGTTATGGTTGCGCTATGCCTTGCTGTATTCCTGACTGGGATG GACCAAACAATCCTCGCGACAGTGACCCCGTCATTAACGAGCGAGTTCCACAGCATCGATGATCTGGGGTGGTGGACTGCCGCATACCTGACCATGCTCAGCGTATTCCAGATTCCGTATGGCAAGCTCTACAGTCTGTTTTCAATCAAGATCGTCTATCTTTCGGCGATTGGGATTTTTGAAATAGGCTCTCTAGTCTGTGCTACGGCGCCTAACTCCATTGCCATGATTTTTGGTCGCGCGATTGCCGGCGCTGGAGCGGCTGGCATTTTTACCGGTGGAATCATGATCACCACAAAGATTATCCCGCTCGATCGCCGTGCCTCCTACCTGGGTATCATGTCCGCTGCCTTTGGTGTTGCTGCCATCGTAGGACCTTTCATCGGGGGCGCCTTTACGGACAGATCTACATGGAGATGGTGCTTCTACATCAACCTACCACTGGGGGGCTTGAGCATCTTGGTATGTTTTTTGCTCGTGAATACACCGGTGGACTCCTCAATCGCCTCACTGTCATTGTGGGATCGAGTCCGCCAATTTGATATCTTTGGGATGGTCAGTATGATGGGTGGCATCGTTTGCTTGCTCCTGGCACTCCAATGGGGCGGTACCCAGTACCCCTGGAATAGTGGAAGGATTATTGCAttgctggtggtggctgTACTCCTCATGGTGGCATTTGTTCTCCTTCAGATATTTGTCCCCGGGTCCAAAACCATCCCCCGCAGCGTTTCGAGACATGCGTCGGTATGGCATGCCGTCGGATACGCCATGTGTATCACGGGAGGGATCTACGTGGCCATCGTCTACATTCCAGTGTGGGTGCAGGCGGTACAACACAAATCAGCCCTGGATTCAGGGATCATGCTGACTCCACTGATCGTTGGTTACGTCGTATTCTCCGTGATCGCTGGAGTCCTCACTTCCGGGGTGGGCTATTACAACCCACCAATGATCCTGGGGACCATCCTGGCGAGCGTTGGTGCTGGGTTATTATCGACCCTGTCCACCAACACCTCTAACGGGTGTCTAATTGGGTACCAGGCATTGTACGGTATTGGTGTCGGGCTAGGTTTTGGCCAGCCTAGCTACGTCGTGCAAACCGTATTATCTGAGGCAGATATCCCGATTGGTGTGACCTTAGTGACTCTTGTCCAACACCTAAGCTCGGCTATCTTCGTCGCGGTCGCTCAGGGAGTCTTCCAAAACACCCTTGCGCACACCGTCCGGTCACTGGCGCCAGGTGTTGACCCTGCGAAGCTAACAAAGCTGGGCGCGACGCAGCTGAGTCAGTTCGTAGACGATCAAGACATGCCACACGTTCTAGAGGCGTACAGCACCGCAATTGCACGGACGCTCTACATCCCAATGGCCCTCAGCTGTGCATCCGTGCTAGGGGCCTGTCTCACACCATGGATTTCAATGAAAAAAGCCAAGCCACAGCCAACAGAAAAACAGCCGACAGAAGACAAGccgacaaaggaaaaagacgGTTGCACATCAGGGGTTAACGAGGCCTAG